The following proteins are co-located in the Nymphalis io chromosome 27, ilAglIoxx1.1, whole genome shotgun sequence genome:
- the LOC126778912 gene encoding 40S ribosomal protein S3a, with product MAVGKNKGLSKGGKKGVKKKIVDPFTRKDWYDVKAPSMFTKRLVGTTLVNRTQGTKIASEGLKGRVFEVSLADLQADTDAERSFRKFRLIAEDVQGRNVLCNFHGMDLTTDKLRWMVKKWQTLVEANIDVKTTDGYLLRVFCIGFTNKDSLSQRKTCYAQHTQVRAIRKKMCEIITRDVASSELREVVNKLIPDSIAKDIEKACHSIYPLRDVCIRKVKVLKRPRFEIAKLMELHGEGGSGKRGEVGDKSERPEGYEPPVQESV from the exons ATGGCGGTCGGTAAAAATAAAGGCCTATCGAAAGGCGGTAAAAAGGGCGTTAAAAAGAAGAT TGTAGATCCATTCACAAGGAAGGATTGGTACGATGTTAAAGCGCCGTCGATGTTCACTAAGAGACTAGTGGGTACCACTCTCGTCAACCGTACCCAG GGTACAAAAATCGCATCGGAAGGTCTGAAGGGCCGTGTCTTTGAAGTCTCCTTGGCTGATCTTCAGGCTGACACTGATGCGGAAAG GTCTTTCCGTAAATTCCGTCTGATTGCTGAGGATGTGCAAGGTCGCAATGTGCTCTGCAATTTCCACGGCATGGACCTCACCACTGACAAGCTCAG ATGGATGGTCAAGAAATGGCAGACACTCGTGGAAGCCAACATTGACGTGAAGACCACCGATGGCTACCTCCTTCGTGTATTCTGCATCGGTTTTACCAACAAGGATTCGCTTAGCCAGCGCAAGACTTGTTATGCTCAGCACACTCag GTACGTGCGATCAGGAAGAAGATGTGTGAAATTATCACCCGTGACGTAGCCAGCTCTGAACTCCGGGAAGTTGTTAACAAGCTGATACCTGACTCCATCGCTAAGGATATTGAAAAGGCCTGCCACAGCATCTATCCATTAAGAGATGTCTGCATCCGAAAG GTGAAAGTTCTCAAGAGGCCACGTTTCGAAATCGCCAAGCTGATGGAGCTCCACGGTGAAGGTGGTAGCGGTAAGCGTGGTGAGGTCGGTGACAAGTCTGAACGCCCCGAAGGCTACGAACCGCCCGTACAAGAAAGTGTATAA